One window of Desulfobacca acetoxidans DSM 11109 genomic DNA carries:
- a CDS encoding N-acetyl sugar amidotransferase produces MEYCKRCLYPANAKPAIIFDEEGVCSGCRYHESRQNIDWREREKLLREFLETYKKKFKEKGNPYDCIIPVSGGKDSHYQTYLMKVVYGMNPLLVTYNHAFNTPLGIRNLNNLVTQFGCDLIRFTANPTSVRKISRYMLKKVGDLTWHYHAGIRTFPFQVAVKYKIPLIVWGEHGFAELTGMFTLEDMVEFTKWTRQEHDMRGFEPDDLINDESGITWNDLAPYVYPTYEEIEELGVRGIYLSNFLYWNAKEQADFVISNYNFKTFSGKRDRTFSLYTKTDDHANDVHDYLKYLKFGYGRATDDASMEIRHGRMSREEGIEMVKQYDHVRPRTLDTYLKFLEITEAEFYDWIEPMRDPDIWEKNDQGKWVVNDSVVNHAHDEGIDHVRVQQVGDKTFSEHNKGLYYHDGLEENRESNEVAVRANRMDTLDFIVL; encoded by the coding sequence ATGGAATATTGCAAACGTTGTCTTTATCCCGCAAATGCCAAGCCCGCCATTATCTTTGACGAAGAGGGGGTTTGTAGTGGCTGCCGATATCATGAGTCCCGCCAGAATATCGATTGGCGGGAACGTGAGAAATTGCTTCGGGAATTTCTTGAGACCTATAAGAAGAAATTCAAAGAAAAGGGAAATCCCTACGACTGCATAATCCCGGTGAGCGGCGGTAAAGATAGTCACTATCAAACCTACCTGATGAAAGTGGTATATGGCATGAACCCCTTGTTAGTGACCTATAATCACGCTTTTAATACCCCTCTGGGAATTAGAAACCTCAATAATCTTGTCACTCAGTTCGGTTGTGATCTCATCCGTTTCACTGCCAATCCGACTTCGGTACGTAAAATATCGCGCTACATGCTGAAAAAAGTAGGTGACCTGACATGGCATTATCATGCCGGCATCCGGACCTTCCCCTTTCAAGTTGCCGTAAAATATAAAATCCCTTTAATCGTTTGGGGAGAACATGGGTTCGCCGAATTGACGGGAATGTTTACTCTGGAAGATATGGTCGAATTTACCAAGTGGACTAGGCAAGAGCATGATATGCGAGGTTTCGAGCCGGACGATCTTATTAACGACGAAAGCGGGATTACCTGGAATGATCTTGCCCCCTATGTTTACCCAACCTATGAAGAAATCGAAGAGCTGGGCGTCAGAGGAATTTATTTAAGCAATTTTCTGTACTGGAATGCCAAAGAACAGGCCGATTTTGTGATCAGCAACTATAATTTTAAAACATTTTCAGGAAAAAGAGACAGGACCTTTTCCCTCTATACCAAAACAGATGACCACGCCAATGATGTTCACGATTACCTGAAGTACTTAAAATTCGGCTATGGCCGCGCCACGGATGACGCCAGCATGGAAATTCGCCATGGCCGGATGTCCAGAGAAGAAGGAATTGAAATGGTCAAACAATATGACCATGTCAGACCCCGCACCTTAGATACCTATCTAAAGTTTTTGGAGATAACTGAGGCGGAATTCTACGATTGGATCGAACCGATGCGAGACCCGGATATTTGGGAAAAGAATGATCAGGGAAAGTGGGTGGTCAATGATTCGGTTGTTAACCATGCCCATGATGAGGGTATAGATCATGTTAGGGTGCAACAGGTAGGAGATAAAACTTTCAGCGAACATAATAAAGGGTTGTATTATCACGATGGCCTGGAGGAAAACCGGGAAAGCAATGAAGTCGCAGTTCGCGCCAATCGGATGGATACCTTGGATTTTATCGTTTTATGA
- a CDS encoding glycosyltransferase family 2 protein: MLSIIIPHYQTEEHIRLCLRSLRQYSREPLEVIVVDNNSQDASVEYLQRLKWITLIINPTQAIGSRAHAEALELGVQQAQGDWLVFFHSDTIVLKPGWDSDLLQKIQDRQAVGLSTTVRDVNRFEPVTEKWKRAVYAWRNACKDFFKTGQHNKKIMSFCFIIKKQVFQDTGYSFRDPVGDFITDLYYREIQRRYPFLLLTHAELAPMLWHTSNVTAILTGQITKQQLYEKFQQKNSMLMSRPEIQNILNNDSLDN, encoded by the coding sequence ATGTTGTCGATTATTATTCCGCATTACCAGACCGAGGAGCATATCCGTCTCTGTCTCCGCTCCCTGCGCCAATACAGCCGAGAGCCTCTTGAAGTTATCGTGGTGGATAATAATTCCCAGGACGCTTCAGTTGAATATCTGCAGCGCCTCAAATGGATAACTTTAATCATCAATCCCACTCAGGCAATCGGCAGCAGGGCGCACGCCGAAGCCCTGGAGTTGGGGGTACAACAGGCTCAGGGAGATTGGCTGGTTTTTTTTCACAGTGACACCATTGTCCTTAAGCCGGGATGGGATTCTGATCTATTGCAAAAGATCCAAGATCGCCAAGCCGTGGGGCTTTCAACTACCGTGCGTGATGTCAACCGCTTCGAACCCGTCACGGAAAAATGGAAACGGGCGGTTTATGCCTGGCGAAACGCTTGTAAAGACTTTTTTAAAACGGGGCAGCATAATAAAAAGATCATGTCCTTCTGCTTCATCATAAAAAAACAGGTGTTCCAGGATACCGGATATTCCTTCCGGGATCCCGTCGGAGACTTCATTACGGACCTCTATTACCGGGAAATACAACGTCGGTATCCGTTTTTATTGTTAACTCATGCCGAATTAGCGCCGATGTTGTGGCACACCAGCAATGTCACGGCAATTCTCACCGGTCAGATTACGAAGCAGCAATTATACGAAAAGTTTCAACAGAAAAACTCGATGTTGATGAGTCGGCCGGAGATCCAAAATATCCTGAACAACGATTCATTGGATAATTAA
- a CDS encoding N-acetylneuraminate synthase family protein has translation MRSEISIGHKTISEHSPLFIIAETGVTCNYDLNIAKELIDVVAESDADAIKFIFWFPEEIMSDKTITYSYDSLEGPKTENMFAMLNQLRFSLDEWRELKAYGDKRKVIIFSTVNSPSGIEYAETLGLEAYKLSSWDYNYLPLWRRIAALKKPVIIDTGPVKLAEMAKVMQLMLEAQNDQCILLHCTSADSLAEKNMGTIPYLRDTFHALVGYSSRDCHDETDIMAVALGAVVLEKRLTLARNLPGHHHILSKEPGEFADYVRLIRQVQAAKGRHELNPSQKDLIERRKWFRHLVANQDIPQGTKLTPEMLEGKRPEPGVSPEYLDFFVGRVTKRPLKYNEAISWDDI, from the coding sequence ATGAGGTCAGAGATCAGCATAGGTCACAAAACAATTAGTGAACACAGCCCCCTGTTTATTATTGCCGAAACTGGCGTGACCTGCAATTATGACCTGAACATTGCTAAAGAATTGATTGATGTTGTTGCCGAATCCGATGCGGATGCTATCAAATTTATCTTCTGGTTTCCGGAAGAGATCATGAGCGATAAAACTATCACCTATTCCTATGACAGCCTGGAAGGTCCCAAAACCGAAAATATGTTCGCCATGTTAAACCAATTGCGTTTTTCGCTGGACGAATGGCGGGAACTTAAGGCTTACGGAGATAAGAGAAAAGTTATTATATTCTCAACGGTCAATTCACCGAGTGGAATCGAATATGCCGAGACCTTGGGTTTGGAAGCATACAAGTTGAGTTCCTGGGATTATAACTACCTGCCTCTCTGGCGGCGCATTGCCGCTTTGAAAAAACCGGTCATCATTGATACCGGTCCCGTTAAACTGGCCGAAATGGCAAAAGTCATGCAACTAATGCTTGAGGCCCAGAATGATCAGTGTATTCTGCTGCACTGCACTTCGGCCGATAGTCTGGCGGAAAAAAACATGGGGACTATTCCTTACCTGCGTGATACATTCCATGCGCTGGTGGGCTACTCATCCCGCGATTGCCATGATGAAACAGACATCATGGCGGTGGCCCTGGGGGCGGTGGTATTAGAAAAAAGGTTAACTTTAGCGAGGAATCTTCCCGGTCACCATCATATCCTGTCCAAAGAGCCCGGCGAATTCGCTGATTATGTCAGGTTGATACGCCAGGTGCAGGCCGCCAAAGGAAGACATGAACTGAACCCCAGCCAAAAAGATCTGATCGAACGGCGGAAATGGTTTCGACATCTGGTGGCCAACCAGGATATTCCTCAGGGCACGAAACTTACGCCGGAGATGTTGGAGGGCAAAAGGCCGGAACCGGGCGTCTCACCGGAGTATCTGGATTTCTTTGTGGGCAGAGTAACCAAACGCCCTCTTAAATACAATGAAGCTATCTCCTGGGACGATATCTGA
- the hisF gene encoding imidazole glycerol phosphate synthase subunit HisF, whose protein sequence is MLKKRLIPVLILRDGMVVQSVRFKHTNVIHWKPLTAVDFFDRWAVDEIIVLDVSRNKKQRNKFYQVVEELSQKCFVPLTVGGWIDSVNEIRKLLRLGGDKVVINTEAVRRPTLIAECAQVFGSQCIVVSIDARMKEDGTCEVYIDRGQEATGLDPVGWAREVQKLGAGEIFLNCIERDGFRQGYELGLLQQVTAAVDIPVIAMGGVFSWQHLVDGITLGGAEAVAAANIFHYTEHSTKKAKDYLRQAGIDVR, encoded by the coding sequence ATGCTCAAAAAACGCCTCATACCAGTCCTGATTTTGCGAGATGGGATGGTGGTTCAAAGTGTAAGGTTTAAACATACTAACGTGATTCATTGGAAGCCGCTGACGGCCGTAGATTTCTTTGATCGTTGGGCGGTGGATGAAATAATCGTTTTAGATGTCAGCCGGAATAAGAAGCAGCGGAATAAATTTTACCAGGTGGTGGAAGAGCTATCTCAAAAGTGTTTTGTTCCTCTGACGGTTGGAGGTTGGATTGATTCGGTAAATGAAATTCGCAAGTTGTTGCGTTTAGGGGGCGATAAGGTCGTAATCAATACCGAAGCCGTCCGCCGCCCGACTTTGATTGCCGAATGTGCGCAGGTTTTTGGCAGCCAATGTATCGTTGTCTCAATTGATGCACGCATGAAAGAAGACGGTACCTGTGAGGTTTATATCGATCGGGGTCAAGAGGCAACCGGGTTGGACCCGGTTGGTTGGGCTCGGGAGGTTCAAAAACTGGGGGCAGGGGAGATATTCTTGAATTGTATCGAGAGAGACGGGTTTCGGCAGGGATACGAGTTAGGCCTGCTGCAGCAGGTTACTGCAGCGGTCGATATTCCCGTCATTGCCATGGGCGGTGTTTTTTCTTGGCAGCACCTGGTAGATGGGATAACTTTAGGAGGGGCCGAGGCCGTTGCCGCAGCTAATATCTTCCATTATACCGAACATAGTACGAAAAAGGCCAAAGATTATTTAAGGCAAGCAGGCATTGATGTACGATAG
- the pseI gene encoding pseudaminic acid synthase, which produces MPSSIKINGRTIGQGQPVYLVAEMSANHHQDFEQAAAILQAAREAGADAVKLQTYTPETMTLNLPRADFQIGPGTIWAGRNLHDLYAEACTPWEWHPKLQKIAGNLGLDLFSSPFDASAVDFLEELKVPAYKIASFELVDLPLIRRVAKTGKPIVMSTGMATLGEIEEAVVAARQAGAEQIVLLKCTSAYPAAPEEMNLRTIPHLAAAFGVPVGLSDHSLGIAAPVAAVALGACLIEKHFTLSRSVPGPDSAFSLEPEEFRAMAQAVRTVEKALGRVSYGASPLEAQSRAFRRSLFVARDIKAGEVFTAAHVRSIRPGHGLAPKYLEQVLGRRAVRDIPAGTPVSWELLGN; this is translated from the coding sequence ATGCCATCCTCGATCAAAATTAATGGGCGCACCATTGGCCAAGGCCAACCGGTTTACCTGGTGGCGGAGATGTCGGCCAATCACCACCAGGATTTTGAACAGGCGGCGGCCATCCTCCAGGCGGCCCGAGAGGCTGGTGCTGATGCAGTAAAACTGCAGACCTACACCCCTGAGACGATGACCCTTAACCTTCCTCGGGCAGACTTTCAAATCGGTCCCGGAACTATCTGGGCCGGACGCAATCTCCATGACCTCTACGCCGAGGCTTGCACACCCTGGGAGTGGCACCCCAAGCTCCAGAAAATCGCCGGGAATCTGGGGCTTGACCTGTTCTCTTCGCCTTTTGACGCCAGCGCCGTGGATTTTCTGGAAGAACTCAAGGTCCCGGCGTATAAGATTGCCTCGTTTGAACTGGTGGACCTGCCTCTCATCCGGCGGGTGGCCAAGACTGGTAAGCCGATCGTCATGTCGACAGGGATGGCTACATTGGGCGAAATTGAGGAAGCGGTCGTTGCTGCCAGGCAGGCCGGGGCTGAGCAGATTGTCCTCCTGAAGTGTACCAGCGCCTATCCAGCCGCTCCGGAGGAGATGAATTTACGGACAATCCCGCATCTAGCGGCGGCCTTTGGGGTACCGGTGGGACTTTCCGATCACAGCTTAGGCATTGCCGCCCCGGTGGCGGCAGTGGCGCTCGGGGCCTGTCTGATCGAAAAGCACTTCACCCTCTCCCGTTCAGTTCCTGGTCCGGACAGCGCCTTTTCCTTGGAGCCGGAAGAATTTCGGGCCATGGCTCAGGCAGTCAGAACGGTAGAAAAAGCCTTAGGCCGGGTGAGTTATGGGGCCAGTCCCCTTGAGGCGCAGAGCCGGGCCTTTCGCCGGTCACTCTTCGTGGCTCGGGATATCAAGGCCGGGGAAGTTTTTACTGCCGCACATGTACGCTCTATCCGCCCCGGTCACGGATTGGCCCCGAAATATTTGGAGCAGGTTCTAGGCCGGCGGGCGGTACGGGACATCCCGGCGGGAACGCCGGTAAGTTGGGAGCTGCTAGGGAATTAA
- the pseG gene encoding UDP-2,4-diacetamido-2,4,6-trideoxy-beta-L-altropyranose hydrolase, with protein sequence MRAVIRADAGPQIGLGHVMRCLALAQAWRAEGGEVSFLTATDLPVLRPRLEVEGDLQILQASPPGGFADAQETARMVQEIGARWVVLDGYHFTAGFQRLIKDGGSRLIVIDDYGHAAPYRADFILNQNMHAHERLYGDREDYTRLLLGCRYALLRREYWSWQGWRREISETSSKILVTLGGADPNRVTLKVLEALEQVKADDLEITVIVGGVNSWCHHLSNRAEKYPFPLRILKNVDDMPRLLAWADLAITAGGSTCWEMAFMGLPGLVISCADNQRPVAENLQSGGVALNLGWHEHLAVRQITQAVDRLLAEPETRRQLSRRGQKLVDGEGAARVVMQMRNEPFRLRRVRPEDCRAIWSLANDPEVRQASFSQEPIPWENHLLWFNRVSKDPGQLFFLAVDHQDAPVGQVRFELDNHRAIIHVSLAPNQRGRGYGRQIIDAGARQIFRQTETAVIDAFIKMDNVRSIRAFEAAGFKKAGVRIVRGRKTWHYSLNRLEIFSNVFNGKRNFP encoded by the coding sequence ATGAGAGCGGTCATCCGCGCCGACGCCGGTCCACAGATCGGCCTGGGCCACGTGATGCGTTGTCTGGCCCTGGCTCAGGCCTGGCGCGCCGAGGGAGGAGAAGTATCCTTCCTGACCGCGACGGATTTACCCGTTCTCAGACCACGCCTGGAAGTTGAGGGTGACCTTCAAATTCTTCAGGCTTCTCCCCCCGGAGGCTTTGCCGATGCTCAGGAAACTGCCCGCATGGTTCAGGAGATTGGCGCCCGGTGGGTGGTCCTGGACGGTTATCATTTTACAGCGGGATTCCAGCGCCTTATCAAAGATGGTGGATCCCGTCTAATCGTTATTGACGATTATGGCCATGCCGCGCCCTACCGGGCAGACTTCATCCTTAATCAAAATATGCATGCCCATGAGCGTCTGTATGGTGATCGGGAGGATTATACCCGACTGCTTTTGGGATGCCGCTATGCCCTTTTGCGCCGGGAGTATTGGTCCTGGCAGGGATGGCGTCGAGAAATCTCCGAGACTTCCAGCAAGATTTTGGTAACATTAGGCGGAGCTGACCCGAACCGGGTGACGTTGAAAGTCTTGGAGGCGTTAGAACAGGTTAAGGCAGATGATCTGGAAATAACTGTTATAGTTGGAGGGGTTAATTCCTGGTGCCATCATCTGTCTAATAGAGCCGAAAAATATCCGTTTCCTCTTAGAATCCTGAAAAATGTTGATGACATGCCCCGATTGCTGGCGTGGGCCGATCTGGCCATTACTGCCGGTGGGAGTACCTGTTGGGAAATGGCCTTTATGGGACTTCCCGGCCTGGTTATTTCCTGTGCTGATAATCAGCGCCCCGTGGCCGAGAATCTGCAGTCGGGTGGGGTTGCCCTGAACCTGGGATGGCATGAACACCTCGCGGTCCGGCAGATAACTCAAGCGGTAGACCGGCTGCTGGCAGAGCCGGAGACCCGTCGCCAGTTGTCTCGGCGGGGACAGAAACTGGTAGATGGAGAGGGCGCGGCGCGGGTCGTCATGCAGATGCGGAATGAACCCTTCCGGTTGCGTCGGGTACGACCGGAAGATTGCCGGGCAATCTGGTCGCTGGCTAATGATCCGGAAGTCAGACAGGCCTCGTTCTCACAAGAACCTATTCCCTGGGAAAACCACCTTTTGTGGTTCAACCGGGTCTCGAAGGATCCCGGTCAACTCTTCTTTCTAGCAGTGGATCATCAAGATGCTCCAGTCGGGCAGGTGCGGTTCGAACTCGACAACCACCGGGCCATAATTCATGTCAGCCTGGCCCCAAACCAGCGGGGGCGGGGATACGGTCGACAAATTATCGACGCGGGGGCAAGACAAATCTTCCGACAAACGGAGACGGCGGTTATTGATGCCTTCATCAAAATGGACAACGTTAGATCAATCCGGGCTTTCGAGGCCGCCGGGTTCAAAAAGGCCGGTGTGAGGATAGTAAGAGGGAGAAAAACCTGGCATTATTCTTTGAACCGGTTGGAGATCTTCTCAAATGTTTTTAACGGTAAGCGTAATTTTCCCTGA
- the pseB gene encoding UDP-N-acetylglucosamine 4,6-dehydratase (inverting) gives MFDDKAILITGGTGSFGRKCAQILLERYAPRKIIIFSRDEYKQFEMGRIFSHEKYPNMRYFLGDVRDKERLYRAFHEVDYIIHAAALKQIPAAEYNPFEAVKTNILGAQNVINVAIDQKVKKVIALSTDKAANPVNLYGATKLCSDKLFIAGNAYVGRDHTIFSVVRYGNVVGSRGSVIPLFLRERAKGVLPITDPRMTRFWITLEQAVLFVLDCLERMVGGELFVPKLPSMNIMDLAAAIGPECQTKIIGIRPGEKLHELMITKDDARNTIEFKDYYVIKPDFRYFARRFQEEAGTPTPPDFEYDSLNNPWRLQPEELRELIQDL, from the coding sequence ATGTTCGATGATAAAGCAATCCTCATCACCGGCGGCACCGGTTCGTTCGGCCGGAAATGTGCCCAGATTTTGCTTGAGCGCTATGCCCCCCGAAAGATCATTATTTTCAGCCGGGACGAATACAAGCAGTTTGAAATGGGGCGCATCTTTTCGCATGAAAAGTATCCCAACATGCGCTATTTTCTAGGTGATGTACGCGATAAGGAGCGGCTGTATCGCGCCTTCCACGAAGTAGACTACATTATCCACGCCGCAGCCTTAAAACAGATACCGGCGGCGGAGTACAATCCTTTTGAAGCGGTAAAGACCAACATCCTGGGCGCCCAGAATGTCATTAACGTCGCCATTGACCAGAAAGTCAAGAAAGTCATCGCCCTGAGCACCGACAAAGCCGCCAACCCGGTCAATCTCTATGGCGCCACCAAACTCTGTTCGGACAAATTGTTCATTGCCGGCAATGCCTATGTGGGACGGGACCATACTATTTTTAGCGTGGTGCGCTATGGCAATGTCGTCGGCAGTCGGGGCAGTGTCATTCCCCTCTTCCTTCGGGAGAGGGCCAAAGGCGTGCTGCCCATCACCGACCCTCGCATGACCCGCTTCTGGATAACCCTGGAACAGGCGGTCCTCTTTGTCTTGGACTGCCTGGAGCGGATGGTGGGCGGGGAATTGTTTGTCCCCAAACTGCCCAGCATGAATATCATGGATCTGGCCGCGGCCATTGGACCGGAGTGTCAGACCAAGATCATCGGCATCCGGCCGGGGGAGAAGCTCCACGAGCTCATGATCACCAAAGACGACGCCCGCAACACCATTGAGTTCAAAGATTACTATGTCATTAAACCGGATTTTCGCTACTTTGCGCGCCGTTTTCAGGAAGAAGCAGGGACTCCGACGCCACCCGATTTTGAGTACGATTCCCTCAACAACCCCTGGCGACTCCAGCCCGAAGAGCTGAGGGAATTGATTCAGGATCTTTAA
- a CDS encoding acylneuraminate cytidylyltransferase family protein, translating to MITKPLCIIPARGGSKRFPRKNLALLQGKPLLAYAIEAARESEIFDLVCVSSEDQEILETAVWYQAGLALARPPALASDNAQVRQVCTHVLEYFISKGHFYREFAVLLVTNPLRTSQDLRSAYEIFRSRQANYLMSLVPFAHPPQRAVWAPQGYVEPYFGLNQMKQTQRLDQLYRHDGSFIFAKSQIFLAEGEFYGSKVIPYFMEAERSVDIDNPLDLAWAEFLLSRSSPREDLKSL from the coding sequence ATGATAACTAAACCTCTCTGTATTATTCCGGCGCGGGGCGGTTCCAAGCGCTTCCCCCGCAAAAACCTGGCTCTGCTGCAAGGTAAGCCCCTTTTGGCTTACGCCATTGAGGCAGCCCGCGAGAGTGAAATCTTTGATCTGGTCTGCGTTTCCTCAGAAGACCAGGAAATTTTGGAAACAGCCGTTTGGTATCAGGCCGGGTTGGCTCTGGCGCGTCCTCCCGCGCTCGCCTCTGATAATGCCCAGGTTCGGCAGGTATGCACTCATGTTTTAGAATATTTCATTTCCAAAGGTCATTTCTATCGAGAATTTGCAGTGCTGTTGGTGACTAATCCGCTGCGTACCTCCCAGGATCTCCGGTCTGCCTATGAGATCTTTCGGAGTCGGCAGGCCAACTACTTGATGAGTCTCGTTCCCTTCGCTCATCCACCGCAGAGAGCCGTCTGGGCGCCCCAGGGCTATGTAGAGCCATACTTTGGCTTAAACCAGATGAAGCAGACCCAACGATTGGATCAGCTTTACCGCCATGATGGCTCCTTCATTTTTGCCAAAAGCCAGATCTTTTTAGCAGAGGGTGAATTCTATGGGAGTAAAGTTATCCCTTATTTCATGGAAGCTGAGAGGTCTGTGGATATTGACAACCCCTTAGACCTGGCCTGGGCGGAATTTTTACTTAGTCGATCCTCTCCCCGGGAAGATCTTAAAAGTCTGTGA
- the hisH gene encoding imidazole glycerol phosphate synthase subunit HisH, with protein MIAIIDYGAGNLRSVAKAFESLGYASHITTSHQDLEKSAAIVLPGVGAFGDGMANLERLGLIEVLNQQVLVHKKPYLGICLGMQFLAEESLEHGSHRGLGWIPGVVRKIVPMDAAYRIPHIGWNNISFQDGSPLFLNLEAEPVFYFVHSYHMVLQENNCHYITSTCWHGTTITASVQKENIFGVQFHPEKSQRTGMTLLSNFAKIVYGEHRDAQKTPHTSPDFARWDGGSKCKV; from the coding sequence ATGATCGCAATTATTGACTATGGGGCGGGTAATCTACGTTCAGTGGCTAAGGCTTTTGAGTCCCTGGGTTATGCATCTCATATTACCACAAGTCATCAGGATTTAGAGAAATCTGCGGCGATTGTTCTTCCTGGGGTAGGGGCCTTCGGGGATGGGATGGCCAATCTTGAGCGGCTTGGGTTAATCGAAGTTCTCAACCAACAGGTACTAGTTCATAAAAAACCATATCTGGGTATCTGTCTGGGAATGCAATTTTTAGCCGAAGAGAGTCTGGAGCACGGTTCGCATCGCGGCCTGGGTTGGATACCCGGAGTGGTCCGGAAGATTGTGCCTATGGATGCGGCCTATCGTATTCCACATATCGGTTGGAATAATATCAGCTTTCAAGATGGCAGTCCGTTATTTTTGAATCTTGAGGCCGAACCGGTTTTTTACTTTGTCCATAGTTATCATATGGTATTACAGGAGAATAACTGCCATTATATTACCTCTACATGTTGGCATGGAACTACTATTACGGCGAGTGTCCAGAAAGAAAATATTTTCGGTGTGCAATTCCACCCGGAAAAAAGCCAGCGAACCGGAATGACATTGCTGAGCAATTTCGCCAAAATTGTCTACGGAGAACACAGGGATGCTCAAAAAACGCCTCATACCAGTCCTGATTTTGCGAGATGGGATGGTGGTTCAAAGTGTAAGGTTTAA
- the pseC gene encoding UDP-4-amino-4,6-dideoxy-N-acetyl-beta-L-altrosamine transaminase, whose amino-acid sequence MTTSSPNVIPYARQWLDEDDVAAVCEVLRSAWMTTGPKVAEFERALADWVGAKEAVALSSGTAAVHAALYALGIGPGDEVIAPGMTFVATTNAIVFQGGIPVFADVTPGSLLLDPGKIEALITPRTRALIAVDYTGHPCDYDALRDIAQRHDVALVADACHALGGQYKGRHVGTLADVNIFSFHPAKHLCTGEGGMVTTQNPEYAERMRRFRNHGIATDFRQRAEQGTWYYEMVDLGYNYRLTDLQCALGISQLRKLPQWLRRRREIARRYDEGFRDLPEISPLTVSPEVSHAYHLYVILLNLDRGQLDRGRVYKALRDEGIGVNVHYIPVHLHPFYRQRFGTGPGLCPVAEAAYERMLTVPLFPAMTEEEIDRVQAAITHVVQLHHRSEASAS is encoded by the coding sequence ATGACTACTTCATCTCCGAACGTGATCCCATACGCCCGGCAGTGGCTGGATGAAGACGATGTGGCCGCGGTCTGTGAAGTGCTCCGCTCAGCTTGGATGACCACCGGTCCCAAGGTGGCGGAATTTGAGAGAGCGCTGGCCGATTGGGTCGGGGCCAAGGAAGCAGTGGCCCTGTCATCCGGGACCGCGGCCGTCCACGCGGCCCTGTATGCCCTGGGCATCGGCCCAGGAGACGAGGTCATCGCCCCCGGCATGACTTTTGTGGCCACTACCAATGCCATCGTTTTTCAAGGGGGCATCCCGGTCTTTGCCGATGTGACGCCCGGCTCCCTCCTCCTGGACCCCGGGAAGATCGAAGCCTTGATTACTCCTCGCACCAGGGCTCTCATTGCCGTTGACTATACCGGTCATCCTTGTGATTACGACGCATTGCGGGACATTGCCCAGCGACATGACGTGGCCCTGGTGGCCGACGCCTGTCACGCCCTGGGAGGGCAGTATAAAGGCAGGCACGTGGGGACATTGGCCGACGTCAATATCTTCAGCTTCCACCCGGCCAAACACCTCTGCACCGGCGAAGGCGGTATGGTAACGACGCAGAATCCGGAGTATGCCGAGAGAATGCGCCGGTTTCGTAATCATGGTATTGCTACCGACTTCCGGCAGCGGGCGGAGCAGGGAACCTGGTATTACGAGATGGTTGATTTAGGCTATAATTACCGGCTTACCGATCTCCAGTGCGCCCTGGGAATCTCGCAACTGCGCAAACTGCCGCAATGGCTGCGCCGCCGCCGGGAGATTGCCCGCCGCTACGATGAGGGCTTCCGTGATCTGCCGGAAATTTCACCCCTGACGGTCTCGCCCGAGGTATCACATGCCTACCACCTGTACGTCATTCTGCTGAATCTGGATCGGGGGCAGCTCGACCGGGGGAGAGTCTATAAAGCCTTGCGGGACGAGGGGATTGGAGTCAATGTGCACTATATTCCGGTGCACCTGCACCCGTTTTACCGCCAGCGTTTCGGCACCGGTCCCGGGCTCTGCCCGGTGGCCGAGGCGGCCTACGAGCGGATGCTCACCGTACCTCTCTTCCCGGCCATGACGGAAGAGGAAATAGACCGGGTGCAGGCGGCCATAACCCATGTGGTCCAACTTCATCACCGTTCCGAGGCTTCTGCTTCCTGA